In a genomic window of Streptomyces pristinaespiralis:
- the rsgA gene encoding ribosome small subunit-dependent GTPase A gives MRRYGKHTDEDDIRSRPNRKGNRPRTNIRPKHEDALEGMVLTVDRGRLTCLVGDRIITAMKARELGRKAAVVGDRVGIVGDLSGDKDTLARIVRIEKRFSVLRRTADDDDPFERVVVANADQLAIVTALADPEPRPRLIDRCLVAAYDGGLEPLLVLTKSDLAPPDELLELYGALGVPHVVTTRDEFVDGRAAERVREHLAGRTTAFVGHSGVGKTTLVNALVPDDMRRSTGHVNAVTGRGRHTTTSALALPLADGKGGWVIDTPGVRSFGLHHVDPSRVINAFPDLVPGTEGCPRACSHDEPDCALDDWVAEGHADQARLYSLRRLLATRERREGD, from the coding sequence ATGCGGCGCTACGGCAAGCACACCGACGAGGACGACATCCGGTCCCGGCCGAACCGCAAGGGCAACCGGCCGAGGACCAACATCCGCCCCAAGCACGAGGACGCCCTGGAGGGCATGGTCCTCACCGTCGACCGCGGCAGGCTCACCTGCCTCGTCGGGGACCGGATCATCACGGCGATGAAGGCCAGGGAACTGGGCCGCAAGGCGGCCGTCGTCGGTGACCGGGTCGGGATCGTGGGCGACCTCTCGGGCGACAAGGACACCCTCGCGAGGATCGTCCGCATCGAGAAGCGCTTCTCGGTGCTGCGCCGTACCGCCGACGACGACGATCCGTTCGAGCGGGTCGTCGTCGCGAACGCCGACCAGCTCGCCATCGTCACCGCCCTCGCCGATCCCGAGCCGCGCCCGCGTCTGATCGACCGCTGCCTGGTCGCGGCGTACGACGGTGGGCTCGAACCGCTGCTGGTGCTGACGAAGTCGGACCTCGCCCCGCCGGACGAACTGCTGGAGCTGTACGGCGCGCTGGGCGTCCCGCACGTGGTCACCACTCGCGACGAGTTCGTCGACGGGCGCGCCGCGGAGCGGGTGCGCGAGCATCTGGCCGGCCGGACGACCGCGTTCGTCGGCCACTCCGGCGTCGGCAAGACGACCCTCGTCAACGCCCTCGTCCCGGACGACATGCGGCGGAGCACCGGCCATGTCAACGCGGTCACGGGCCGTGGTCGGCACACCACCACCTCCGCCCTCGCCCTCCCGCTCGCGGACGGGAAGGGCGGCTGGGTGATCGACACTCCCGGGGTGCGCTCCTTCGGACTGCACCATGTCGACCCGTCCCGGGTCATCAACGCCTTCCCCGACCTGGTGCCGGGCACCGAGGGCTGCCCGCGCGCCTGCTCGCACGACGAGCCGGACTGCGCTCTGGACGACTGGGTGGCGGAGGGCCACGCCGATCAGGCGCGGCTCTATTCGCTGCGGCGGCTGCTCGCCACCCGTGAACGACGCGAAGGCGACTGA